A window of Gouania willdenowi chromosome 12, fGouWil2.1, whole genome shotgun sequence contains these coding sequences:
- the LOC114472797 gene encoding lysozyme C-like, which translates to MRSLVFLLLVSVASAKVFERCEWARVLKTNGMDGYHGVSLANWVCLCNWESNYNTQTINHNTDNSTDYGIFQINSHYWCSDGSRTHNACNIKCSELLTDDVTVAITCAKRVVRDPNGIRAWVAWRKHCENRDVSSYVAGCGVLTSTEAKHQIL; encoded by the exons ATGAGAAGTCTGGTGTTTTTACTCCTGGTATCTGTGGCCAGTGCTAAAGTCTTTGAGCGCTGTGAATGGGCCAGAGTGCTGAAGACTAATGGGATGGATGGATACCATGGCGTCAGCCTCGCTAACT GGGTTTGCCTCTGCAACTGGGAGTCCAATTACAACACCCAAACCATCAACCACAACACTGACAACTCCACTGACTACGGCATCTTTCAGATAAACAGTCACTACTGGTGCTCTGATGGCAGCCGCACGCACAATGCGTGCAACATAAAATGCAGCG AGCTtctgactgatgatgtcactgtggCAATCACCTGCGCCAAACGGGTGGTGAGAGATCCCAATGGCATCAGAGCATG GGTGGCCTGGAGGAAGCACTGTGAGAACAGGGACGTGAGCTCCTATGTGGCAGGATGTGGAGTTTTAACCAGCACTGAAGCAAAACATCAAATCCTTTGA